From a region of the Syngnathoides biaculeatus isolate LvHL_M chromosome 2, ASM1980259v1, whole genome shotgun sequence genome:
- the rtraf gene encoding RNA transcription, translation and transport factor protein: MFRRKLTALDYHSPGGFDCTDESQFRNFVVWLEDQKIRHYKIEDRGNLRNIPSSDWPKAYQKYLQDVNCPFGVAERAEAVDWLLGLAVRYEYGDNVDKYRNCPPAEPSNESRATSDPLVNLDSDSPDFKAGVLALANILKIQRHDDYLVMLKAIRILIQERLSPEAIAKASQSREGVPVALDKHTLGFDTGDATLNEAAQILRLLHIEELRDLQTRINEAIVAVQAVIADPKTDHRLGKVGR; this comes from the exons ATGTTTCGAAGAAAACTCACCGCCTTAGACTATCACAGTCCCGGTGGATTCGACTGTACGG ATGAGTCCCAGTTCAGGAACTTTGTGGTGTGGCTGGAGGACCAGAAGATTCGACACTATAAGATTGAAGACAGAGGCAACCTGCGAAACATCCCCAGCTCGGACTGGCCCAAGGCCTACCAGAAG TACCTACAGGACGTTAACTGTCCGTTTGGAGTGGCCGAGAGAGCGGAGGCTGTGGACTGGCTGCTGGGCCTGGCGGTGCGATATGAATATGGAGACAATG TCGACAAGTACAGAAACTGCCCACCAGCGGAACCCTCCAACGAAAGCAGGGCCACGTCAGACCCCCTCGTCAACCTCGACA GCGACTCGCCAGATTTCAAAGCAGGTGTGCTCGCCCTGGCCAACATCCTCAAGATACAGCGGCACGACGACTACCTGGTGATGCTCAAA GCCATTCGTATCCTCATCCAAGAAAGACTTTCACCGGAGGCCATCGCTAAAGCCAGCCAAAGCAGAGAG GGTGTCCCAGTAGCCTTAGACAAGCACACCTTGGGTTTTGATACAGggg ATGCCACGCTGAACGAAGCAGCTCAGATCCTACGTTTGCTGCACATCGAGGAGCTGAGGGACCTTCAGACCAGGATAAACGAAGCCATCGTAGCGGTCCAAGCAGTCATTGCCGACCCAAAAACCGACCACAGGCTGGGCAAGGTCGGCAGATGA
- the sap18 gene encoding histone deacetylase complex subunit SAP18: MALESRITQEEIKKETEKPIDREKTCPLLLRVFTTNNGRHHRQDEFARGSVPSSELQIYTWMDATLRELTSLVKEVYPEARKKGTHFSFAIVFPDLRRKVYRFKDIGNTVSGKKCADDSMTLQSQRFQIGDYLDIAITPPNRAQPLGPRMRPF, encoded by the exons ATGGCGCTTGAATCGCGTATTACACAGGAAGAAATCAAGAAGGAAACAGAAAAGCCAATTGACAGAGAAAAG ACCTGTCCCCTTCTCCTGCGGGTTTTCACCACCAACAATGGCCGACACCACCGACAAGATGAATTTGCCCGTGGCAGTGTTCCCTCCAGTGAACTGCAGATATACACATG GATGGACGCTACTCTGCGGGAGCTGACCAGCCTCGTCAAGGAGGTGTATCCAGAGGCCAGGAAAAAAGGAACCCATTTCAGTTTTGCCATCGTCTTCCCTGACCTTCGTAGGAAAGTGTATCG TTTCAAAGACATTGGCAATACGGTGTCTGGCAAGAAGTGCGCCGACGACTCCATGACGCTGCAGTCTCAGCGCTTCCAGATCGGAGACTATCTGGACATAGCCATCACGCCTCCCAACAGAGCCCAACCCCTCGGTCCACGCATGAGGCCCTTTTGA